In Carya illinoinensis cultivar Pawnee chromosome 9, C.illinoinensisPawnee_v1, whole genome shotgun sequence, the following are encoded in one genomic region:
- the LOC122277526 gene encoding ribosomal RNA small subunit methyltransferase nep-1: MVRPYAVKGKKRKKREEVYDREEEGEEQVAEQPVQDAKRDVIEKTSNSEEEAEEGKEKEVVNELQGIPIAPSHQNADKAGVIFILEKASLEVAKVGKSYQLLNSDDHANFLRKNKRNPADYRPDIVHQALLMILDSRINKSGRLRAVYVRTEKGVLIEVKPYVRIPRTFKRFAGIMLQLLQKLSISAVGKREKLLRVIKNPVTQYLPLNSRKIGLSHSSDKLVNINQYVASAVSDADIVFVVGAMAHGKIEKEYADDFISISGFPLSAAYCIAMITTALETKYNIL, from the exons ATGGTACGGCCCTATGCGGTGAAGGGGAAGAAGCGGAAGAAGAGGGAAGAGGTATATgacagagaagaagaaggagaagaacaaGTAGCAGAACAGCCTGTGCAAGATGCAAAGAGAGATGTGATAGAGAAAACAAGTAATAGTGAGGAAGAagcagaagaaggaaaagaaaaggaggtaGTGAATGAACTTCAGGGTATTCCGATTGCCCCAAGCCACCAAAATGCCGACAAAGCCGGTGTCATCTTCATTCTTGAAAAGGCTTCTTTGGAAGTTGCGAAAGTTGGGAAG AGTTATCAGCTTTTGAACTCAGACGACCACGCCAATTTCTtacgaaaaaataaaagaaatcctGCTGATTACAGGCCTGACATTGTTCATCAG GCTCTGCTAATGATTTTGGATAGCCGAATTAATAAGAGTGGAAGGTTGCGAGCTGTGTATGTGAGAACTGAGAAAGGTGTCCTTATTGAAGTTAAACCCTATGTTCGTATTCCAAGGACATTTAAGCGGTTCGCTGGTATCATGT TGCAGCTGCTACAAAAGCTAAGTATTTCTGCCGTTGGTAAGCGTGAGAAACTTCTGCGTGTGATCAAGAACCCTGTAACCCAGTATCTACCCCTCAACTCTCGCAAAATAG GACTATCACATAGTTCAGATAAATTGGTTAATATAAACCAATATGTGGCTTCTGCTGTTAGTGATGCTGACATTGTTTTTGTG GTTGGTGCAATGGCCCATGGGAAAATTGAGAAGGAGTATGCAGATGATTTTATATCAA TTTCTGGTTTCCCTCTGAGTGCTGCCTACTGTATTGCGATGATTACAACTGCTCTGGAGACAAAGTATAATATCTTGTGA
- the LOC122277525 gene encoding nucleolar protein 10 isoform X1 — protein MAYQGGSLKSTSINGVKTYTVASQNRSLASWLDPKKQRALRKDKNYMQRVDLIQDLRFETATTKIKATPDGQYLIASGIYPPQVKVYELRELALKFERHLDSEIIDFQVLADDYSKLAFLCADRSVCLHAKYGKHHCLRIPRMGRGMAYDCWSCDLLCASSSPDLYRINLEQGRFLSSLTTQSPAINVVSRSKVHGLVACGGEDGALECFDMRMRSSVGRIDAVAPTGDIDQEVTSLEFDGDGGFQLAVGSSTGKVLIYDLRSSYPIRVKDHMYGSPILDIKWHRTLNSEQPKLITTDNHVVRIWDPETGEGMTSIEPTAGTINDICVFDGSGLMLLALDCSQIPSYFVPALGPAPKWCSYLENLTEELEEGAQTTIYDNFKFLTKEDLEKLKLTNLIGTNLVRAYMHGFFIDYRLYKKAKALADPFAYDAYVEQRKREKFENERASRITIRRKLPKVNRDLAARILEGEEAENEKKDADDNDTKKPSKKKKGLGSEVLEDERFAAMFRNKEFEIDESSYEYLSLHPVSSIKQPSLVEEHFERVMEDEDLSDSDASAASQSSEGELGNDKSKAKNKAQVPRLYEVKDERHAEAFWSDVSLAREDLLPIGERVAALKDDGQPSGIPSDVKFGPGGSREISFTSRSSARYKEDDEDKERQRGKKRGVQSLGLKPDASRFGGRGRGRGRGRGRGRNPGRGRRGRW, from the exons ATGGCTTACCAAGGAGGCAGCCTCAAGTCGACCTCCATTAATGGGGTGAAGACGTACACTGTGGCATCTCAGAACCGCTCTCTCGCCTCTTGGCTTGACCCTAAGAAGCAGCGAGCTCTTCGCAAGGACAAAA ATTACATGCAAAGGGTGGACTTGATACAAGATTTAAGGTTTGAAACTGCAACCACCAAGATCAAGGCAACTCCTGATGGGCAGTATCTTATTGCATCAG GTATATATCCACCTCAAGTCAAGGTGTATGAGCTAAGGGAGTTGGCATTGAAGTTTGAGAGGCACTTGGATTCAGAGATAATTGACTTTCAG GTTCTGGCTGATGACTATTCAAAGCTAGCATTTTTATGTGCTGATCGCTCTGTTTGTCTACATGCCAAATATGGAAAACATCATTGCCTGCGGATTCCAAG GATGGGAAGGGGTATGGCTTATGATTGCTGGTCTTGCGACTTACTTTGTGCTTCCTCTTCTCCAGATCTGTACAGAATTAATTTAGAACAG GGACGATTCCTATCTTCCCTTACCACACAATCACCAGCAATAAATGTGGTTTCTCGAAG CAAGGTTCATGGCCTAGTTGCATGTGGTGGAGAGGATGGGGCTTTAGAATGCTTTGACATGAGAATGAGATCTTCGGTGGGTAGAATTGATGCTGTTGCACCTACTGGTGATATTGACCAG GAGGTCACTTCATTGGAGTTTGATGGAGATGGAGGTTTCCAATTGGCTGTAGGAAGTAGCACAGGAAAG GTGCTGATCTATGACTTGCGTTCATCTTATCCAATTCGAGTGAAGGATCACAT GTATGGGAGCCCAATATTGGATATTAAGTGGCATCGTACTCTAAATTCTGAACAACCAAAGCTGATTACCACTGATAATCATGTAGTTAGAATATGGGACCCTGAAACA GGAGAAGGCATGACCAGCATTGAACCGACGGCTGGCactataaatgatatttgtgtaTTTGATGGCAGTGGGTTGATGTTGCTGGCTTTAGACTGCAGCCAGATACCATCTTACTTCGTACCAGCTCTTGGACCTGCTCCAAAGTGGTGCTCTTACCTAGAAAATCTAACG GAAGAGCTCGAAGAGGGTGCACAAACAACCATATATGATAATTTCAAGTTTTTGACAAAAGAAGACCTTGAGAAGTTGAAACTGACTAATCTAATTGGAACAAATCTTGTACGAGCCTACATGCATGGGTTTTTTATTGATTATCGGCTGTACAAAAag GCAAAAGCACTGGCAGATCCTTTTGCGTATGATGCTTACGTAGAACAGcggaagagagagaaatttgaaaatgaacgTGCATCTCGAATTACG ATTAGGAGGAAGTTACCCAAGGTTAACCGGGATCTTGCAGCTCGTATTCTTGAAGGTGAGGAAgcggaaaatgaaaagaaagatgcTGATGACAATGATACTAAAAAgccatcaaagaaaaagaaaggacttGGCAGTGAGGTTCTTGAAGATGAGCGGTTTGCAGCTATGTTTAGAAACAAG GAATTTGAAATTGACGAGTCCTCCTACGAGTATCTGTCGTTACATCCTGTGTCTTCCATTAAGCAACCATCTCTGGTGGAGGAACATTTTGAACGTGTAATGGAGGATGAAGATTTAAGCGATTCCGATGCCTCAGCAGCATCTCAATCATCAGAAGGCGAACTTGGCAATGACAAGAGTAAAGCAAAGAACAAAGCACAAGTTCCAAG ATTGTATGAAGTTAAGGATGAGCGACATGCAGAGGCATTCTGGAGCGATGTATCACTTGCGAGGGAGGACTTGCTTCCCATTGGAGAGAGGGTAGCAGCTCTGAAAGATGATGGTCAGCCTTCTGGTATCCCAAGTGACGTTAAGTTTGGACCAGGAGGATCACGAGAGATTTCATTCACTTCCAGAAGCTCAGCCAGGTACAAGGAAGACGACGAGGACAAAGAACGGCAACGTGGGAAGAAACGAGGAGTTCAGTCATTGGGGCTTAAACCAGATGCATCTAGATTCGGAGgccgagggagagggagagggagagggagagggagaggaagaaatcCTGGCAGAGGCAGAAGAGGCCGTTGGTAA
- the LOC122277525 gene encoding nucleolar protein 10 isoform X2 has translation MQRVDLIQDLRFETATTKIKATPDGQYLIASGIYPPQVKVYELRELALKFERHLDSEIIDFQVLADDYSKLAFLCADRSVCLHAKYGKHHCLRIPRMGRGMAYDCWSCDLLCASSSPDLYRINLEQGRFLSSLTTQSPAINVVSRSKVHGLVACGGEDGALECFDMRMRSSVGRIDAVAPTGDIDQEVTSLEFDGDGGFQLAVGSSTGKVLIYDLRSSYPIRVKDHMYGSPILDIKWHRTLNSEQPKLITTDNHVVRIWDPETGEGMTSIEPTAGTINDICVFDGSGLMLLALDCSQIPSYFVPALGPAPKWCSYLENLTEELEEGAQTTIYDNFKFLTKEDLEKLKLTNLIGTNLVRAYMHGFFIDYRLYKKAKALADPFAYDAYVEQRKREKFENERASRITIRRKLPKVNRDLAARILEGEEAENEKKDADDNDTKKPSKKKKGLGSEVLEDERFAAMFRNKEFEIDESSYEYLSLHPVSSIKQPSLVEEHFERVMEDEDLSDSDASAASQSSEGELGNDKSKAKNKAQVPRLYEVKDERHAEAFWSDVSLAREDLLPIGERVAALKDDGQPSGIPSDVKFGPGGSREISFTSRSSARYKEDDEDKERQRGKKRGVQSLGLKPDASRFGGRGRGRGRGRGRGRNPGRGRRGRW, from the exons ATGCAAAGGGTGGACTTGATACAAGATTTAAGGTTTGAAACTGCAACCACCAAGATCAAGGCAACTCCTGATGGGCAGTATCTTATTGCATCAG GTATATATCCACCTCAAGTCAAGGTGTATGAGCTAAGGGAGTTGGCATTGAAGTTTGAGAGGCACTTGGATTCAGAGATAATTGACTTTCAG GTTCTGGCTGATGACTATTCAAAGCTAGCATTTTTATGTGCTGATCGCTCTGTTTGTCTACATGCCAAATATGGAAAACATCATTGCCTGCGGATTCCAAG GATGGGAAGGGGTATGGCTTATGATTGCTGGTCTTGCGACTTACTTTGTGCTTCCTCTTCTCCAGATCTGTACAGAATTAATTTAGAACAG GGACGATTCCTATCTTCCCTTACCACACAATCACCAGCAATAAATGTGGTTTCTCGAAG CAAGGTTCATGGCCTAGTTGCATGTGGTGGAGAGGATGGGGCTTTAGAATGCTTTGACATGAGAATGAGATCTTCGGTGGGTAGAATTGATGCTGTTGCACCTACTGGTGATATTGACCAG GAGGTCACTTCATTGGAGTTTGATGGAGATGGAGGTTTCCAATTGGCTGTAGGAAGTAGCACAGGAAAG GTGCTGATCTATGACTTGCGTTCATCTTATCCAATTCGAGTGAAGGATCACAT GTATGGGAGCCCAATATTGGATATTAAGTGGCATCGTACTCTAAATTCTGAACAACCAAAGCTGATTACCACTGATAATCATGTAGTTAGAATATGGGACCCTGAAACA GGAGAAGGCATGACCAGCATTGAACCGACGGCTGGCactataaatgatatttgtgtaTTTGATGGCAGTGGGTTGATGTTGCTGGCTTTAGACTGCAGCCAGATACCATCTTACTTCGTACCAGCTCTTGGACCTGCTCCAAAGTGGTGCTCTTACCTAGAAAATCTAACG GAAGAGCTCGAAGAGGGTGCACAAACAACCATATATGATAATTTCAAGTTTTTGACAAAAGAAGACCTTGAGAAGTTGAAACTGACTAATCTAATTGGAACAAATCTTGTACGAGCCTACATGCATGGGTTTTTTATTGATTATCGGCTGTACAAAAag GCAAAAGCACTGGCAGATCCTTTTGCGTATGATGCTTACGTAGAACAGcggaagagagagaaatttgaaaatgaacgTGCATCTCGAATTACG ATTAGGAGGAAGTTACCCAAGGTTAACCGGGATCTTGCAGCTCGTATTCTTGAAGGTGAGGAAgcggaaaatgaaaagaaagatgcTGATGACAATGATACTAAAAAgccatcaaagaaaaagaaaggacttGGCAGTGAGGTTCTTGAAGATGAGCGGTTTGCAGCTATGTTTAGAAACAAG GAATTTGAAATTGACGAGTCCTCCTACGAGTATCTGTCGTTACATCCTGTGTCTTCCATTAAGCAACCATCTCTGGTGGAGGAACATTTTGAACGTGTAATGGAGGATGAAGATTTAAGCGATTCCGATGCCTCAGCAGCATCTCAATCATCAGAAGGCGAACTTGGCAATGACAAGAGTAAAGCAAAGAACAAAGCACAAGTTCCAAG ATTGTATGAAGTTAAGGATGAGCGACATGCAGAGGCATTCTGGAGCGATGTATCACTTGCGAGGGAGGACTTGCTTCCCATTGGAGAGAGGGTAGCAGCTCTGAAAGATGATGGTCAGCCTTCTGGTATCCCAAGTGACGTTAAGTTTGGACCAGGAGGATCACGAGAGATTTCATTCACTTCCAGAAGCTCAGCCAGGTACAAGGAAGACGACGAGGACAAAGAACGGCAACGTGGGAAGAAACGAGGAGTTCAGTCATTGGGGCTTAAACCAGATGCATCTAGATTCGGAGgccgagggagagggagagggagagggagagggagaggaagaaatcCTGGCAGAGGCAGAAGAGGCCGTTGGTAA
- the LOC122275520 gene encoding transcription factor ORG2-like, with product MLALTPPSWLSNNGSSSYFDQYSIRQDHQNYVHRDNDTLESALHFLSYETVQVGLDDPATVSGDPKMVKKFNHNASERDRRKKMNGLYSSLRSLLPEADQMKKLSIPTTVSRVLKYIPELQKQVVGLIQNKEELLSMISSQADIETQHQQINQPKTIARSSLSTVSASRLNDTEVMIQISTSKINDTPLSEILLSLEEVGVLLLNVSSFESFGGRVFYGLHLQGERNQRLECEILSEKLMSLYDKREAPFP from the exons ATGTTAGCGTTAACACCACCTAGTTGGCTTTCCAACAATGGATCATCATCTTACTTCGACCAATATTCCATAAGGCAAGATCACCAGAACTATGTCCACAGAGACAACGATACATTAGAGTCTGCTCTTCATTTCCTTTCCTACGAGACCGTACAAGTCGGTCTTGATGACCCAGCAACAGTTAGTGGTGACCCAAAAATGGTTAAGAAGTTTAACCACAATGCTAGTGAGCGTGATCGGCGCAAGAAGATGAACGGTTTGTACTCCTCTCTCCGTTCGCTGCTTCCAGAGGCAGATCAGATG AAGAAACTAAGCATTCCGACCACGGTTTCGCGGGTGCTAAAATACATACCAGAGCTACAGAAGCAAGTGGTGGGACTGATTCAAAACAAGGAAGAGCTTTTATCAATGATTTCTAGTCAAGCAGACATtgaaactcaacatcaacaGATCAACCAACCTAAAACTATTGCTCGGAGTTCTTTGTCTACTGTTTCAGCAAGTCGACTTAATGATACGGAAGTTATGATACAAATATCCACTAGTAAGATCAATGATACTCCATTATCTGAGATCCTTCTCAGTTTAGAGGAGGTTGGAGTTCTACTACTAAATGTGTCATCCTTTGAGTCCTTTGGAGGGAGGGTCTTTTATGGTCTTCATCTTCAG GGAGAAAGAAATCAAAGATTGGAGTGCGAGATTCTGAGTGAGAAACTCATGTCCCTGTATGATAAGAGAGAAGCTCCATTTCCCTGA